From the Erythrolamprus reginae isolate rEryReg1 chromosome Z, rEryReg1.hap1, whole genome shotgun sequence genome, one window contains:
- the DNAAF19 gene encoding coiled-coil domain-containing protein 103, producing the protein MIDFHALEKELEEAVAKDEKYQRENEAKFRAVHQKVSSYEEFRDIVLASHLKPLEKKDKMGRGRNVLWNSCAVKANHKQESKIDLPQELERLPETSAEFYRDWRRCMKNSQDRYLLLLQLGSQNLARIFQTDLGFGLLGEFLVVMNQNACIKDRNFILDILENLSGTKRFGLNIELLSEKEKENCRQLFEKLQKIETDLGNFSEIQQIPNEDGTDATQIHCQGGKGTDKKILKLMNLYQIALINS; encoded by the exons ATGATTGATTTCCATGCTTTGGAGAAAGAGCTGGAAGAAGCTGTTGCCAAAGATGAGAAATACCAGAGAGAAAATGAGGCTAAATTCCGAGCGGTACATCAGAAAGTATCATCTTATGAAGAATTCAG AGATATTGTTCTAGCCTCCCATTTGAAACCTCTggagaaaaaagacaaaatgggAAGAGGCAGAAATGTGTTGTGGAATTCCTGTGCAGTTAAAGCAAATCACAAACAAGAGAGTAAAATAGACTTGCCTCAG GAATTAGAACGCCTGCCTGAGACTTCTGCAGAGTTCTATAGAGACTGGCGCAGATGTATGAAAAACAGTCAGGATCGctatcttctcctcctccaacTTGGATCCCAAAACTTGGCCCGGATCTTCCAAACAGATCTTGGTTTTGGCCTCTTAGGTGAATTTCTAGTCGTGATGAACCAAAATGCTTGCATCAAAGACCGCAATTTTATCTTAGATATCTTGGAGAATTTATCAGGCACCAAACGTTTTGGACTAAACATTGAACTTcttagtgagaaagagaaagaaaactgcAGGCAGTTGTttgaaaaattgcaaaaaatagAAACTGACCTTGGCAATTTTTCTGAAATTCAACAGATTCCAAATGAAGATGGTACAGATGCTACTCAAATCCATTGTCAAGGTGGTAAAGGAACtgacaaaaaaatattaaaactgaTGAACCTTTACCAAATCGCCTTGATCAATTCTTGA
- the FAM187A gene encoding Ig-like V-type domain-containing protein FAM187A: MVSAGWAVIAMVFGIADVLHAFAIMEKEDVFKKNPCPAFLMFENAAYLADMSFELPCKCKPEEITTVVWYFQKSMGSQQTKVLTDFDGTLIVDSRHIKVGSDMLRRFSIRMFSLIVFRIQAEDSGHYICGTKKGDFFYGYDIDVQPSRRIAVAFEDVGQHPQDDLHEINFTVFTVFWDWTKCNRCDVRGEQRRIGLCYVKSSSLFKRYHTTTEEVASCGSKSVPKDFFYGIPMRKPEVVIRSCMVSCKEETLSNEGEAPISNVISKLGEKLWVSNIPIQFHKQSLGRGLIITCPGARPEHAVAWDKDSTRLYLSRFLTGVNKTMRLFIDHGNHLHIRFTQKNDKGIYYCWREGEIVAGFRLSVVYQSRHRRSFDDPESQYAIKAIFTCYVLITIFFILIHVVRCCFYVFRCTDLE; encoded by the coding sequence ATGGTGTCAGCAGGATGGGCTGTGATAGCTATGGTCTTTGGCATTGCTGATGTTCTTCATGCCTTTGCTATTATGGAAAAAGAAGATGTGTTCAAGAAGAATCCTTGCCCAGCTTTCTTGATGTTTGAGAATGCTGCTTACTTGGCTGATATGAGTTTTGAACTGCCCTGTAAGTGTAAGCCAGAGGAAATAACTACTGTAGTTTGGTACTTTCAAAAAAGCATGGGCAGTCAACAAACAAAAGTTCTGACAGATTTTGATGGCACTTTGATAGTGGATTCACGCCACATCAAGGTAGGCAGCGACATGCTTCGTCGTTTCAGCATTAGGATGTTCAGTCTCATTGTTTTCCGGATTCAAGCGGAAGACTCAGGGCATTATATTTGTGGCACAAAGAAAGGGGATTTCTTCTATGGTTATGATATAGATGTACAGCCTTCAAGGAGAATAGCTGTTGCCTTTGAAGATGTGGGGCAGCACCCACAAGATGACCTCCATGAAATAAATTTCACCGTCTTCACAGTTTTCTGGGATTGGACTAAATGCAACCGCTGCGATGTCCGGGGAGAACAACGGAGAATTGGGCTTTGCTATGTAAAGAGTTCTTCTCTATTCAAGCGGTACCATACCACTACAGAAGAGGTGGCATCTTGTGGGTCAAAATCGGTACCCAAGGATTTCTTTTATGGCATTCCGATGAGAAAGCCTGAAGTTGTAATACGAAGTTGCATGGTGTCTTGTAAGGAGGAGACACTTTCAAATGAAGGAGAAGCACCCATTTCAAATGTTATCTCAAAGCTTGGAGAAAAACTTTGGGTTTCCAACATCCCTATTCAATTCCACAAGCAGTCCCTTGGCAGAGGATTGATCATTACTTGCCCTGGTGCTAGGCCAGAGCATGCTGTTGCCTGGGATAAAGATTCAACACGATTATATCTCAGTAGGTTTCTCACTGGGGTTAACAAGACCATGAGGCTCTTCATTGACCATGGGAATCACCTCCACATTCGTTTTACCCAGAAGAATGACAAAGGTATTTATTACTGCTGGCGAGAAGGAGAAATAGTTGCTGGATTCCGGCTATCTGTAGTGTATCAAAGTCGCCACAGACGAAGCTTTGATGATCCTGAAAGTCAATATGCTATTAAGGCTATTTTCACGTGCTATGTGCTCATCACCATTTTCTTTATCCTCATTCATGTTGTTCGCTGTTGCTTCTATGTGTTTAGATGTACAGATTTGGAATAG